Proteins co-encoded in one Symmachiella macrocystis genomic window:
- a CDS encoding alpha/beta hydrolase translates to MSSTTWLTRCSLFAASLVIFSHSVTAAEPTPELLWPDGAPGAVGDEPLDKPTITIFPAPADIANGAAVVVCPGGGYGGLAAGYEGDDVARWLNTLGVTGVVLRYRLGPRYHHPAPLQDAQRAIRTVRARAKSLGVDPERIGILGFSAGGHLTSTAATHFDNGEGKSADPIQRESSRPDFAILCYPVISMTDAAMTHTGSRRNLLGDKPSAELMESVSSEKQVTEKTPPCFLWHTTGDKGVPSENSIAFYLACKEKGVPVELHIFEKGRHGLGLGKPDESVSAWPPLCTTWMKDRGLLNKK, encoded by the coding sequence ATGAGTTCCACAACATGGTTGACACGATGCAGCCTCTTCGCTGCATCTCTGGTGATTTTCTCGCACTCTGTGACCGCGGCGGAACCGACTCCGGAATTGTTGTGGCCTGACGGTGCTCCCGGTGCGGTGGGCGATGAACCGCTCGACAAACCGACCATTACCATTTTTCCTGCCCCGGCGGACATCGCCAACGGCGCTGCCGTGGTGGTTTGTCCCGGCGGAGGATACGGCGGATTGGCAGCCGGCTACGAGGGGGACGACGTTGCACGTTGGCTCAACACCCTGGGGGTGACCGGCGTCGTGTTGCGTTATCGACTCGGCCCACGCTATCACCACCCTGCCCCACTGCAGGACGCCCAACGCGCGATTCGCACCGTTCGTGCGCGGGCCAAGTCCTTGGGTGTCGACCCCGAACGGATTGGCATTCTCGGCTTCTCCGCCGGTGGCCATCTGACCTCTACAGCTGCCACGCATTTTGACAACGGCGAAGGCAAATCGGCTGACCCGATTCAACGTGAGAGCAGCCGGCCCGATTTCGCCATCCTCTGCTATCCAGTGATTTCCATGACCGATGCAGCAATGACACATACAGGTTCGCGGAGAAACCTTTTAGGCGATAAACCCTCAGCAGAGCTGATGGAGTCGGTCTCCAGTGAGAAGCAAGTCACGGAGAAAACTCCTCCCTGCTTTTTATGGCACACAACGGGCGACAAAGGCGTGCCGTCTGAAAACAGTATTGCGTTTTATTTGGCATGCAAGGAAAAAGGGGTGCCGGTTGAGTTACACATCTTCGAAAAAGGGCGTCACGGCTTAGGACTGGGAAAACCGGACGAGTCCGTTTCGGCTTGGCCTCCCTTGTGTACGACCTGGATGAAAGATCGCGGCCTTTTGAACAAAAAGTAA
- a CDS encoding SLC5 family protein translates to MGDVFTTLDLVIFFGALIVVMGVGLYAGRKEETSGDYYLAGRSVRWWGVAGSIFGSNVSANHMVGMMGVGFTIGFAQSHFELGAIGGLMLLCYGFLPVYRKLNLYTLSEYLEKRYDARSRISYAVIMVLIMVVVQMGPGLYIGARSICLVLGGDAVHEVEADGADEGLTSIQVNTNYYYGFVIALAVVAAAYTIQGGLKAVIMTDVLQSVLLLAAGLVVAWLTFHRLGGWGAMMSLDAAQDGAQKMHLYLPSNHAQLPWTGVLTGLMAMHFFYWGTNQFIVQRALGAQSDAEARLGIVTAGFLKLLIPFFSICGGVAAFYLFRREMPGQKIDSDAVFTQLVLLIIPAGYGIVGLISAGVIGAILSSVDSMMNSAATIVAVDLYQRYINPQATDRQMIWIGRVAIVVFVIIAALVAIFILDPNSTDNFFLQIANYQNYFTPGLLIAFAMGMFWKRGTATAGFATIVAGVVFSWGVEAGYNHYVGGGLSREAYEMVLNPAQLDNLTEEKVFPDELIGMTSEQRTEFLAAQGSQMSTIVRYFGPQLNFFHRVVFVLGLSAIVYVLVSFVTHRDPEKERYTWTDLGGHAPDDLRHIFLAIIASILVFAVLGTLLYLDIVTPLLSASLAFLWTLVLFARAAATSIAKRVVSGNKGAGRSAIALWITEDRLWAGLLCGWAVFMMYYFK, encoded by the coding sequence ATGGGTGACGTCTTTACCACACTTGATCTGGTGATTTTCTTTGGGGCTTTGATCGTGGTGATGGGGGTCGGCCTCTATGCCGGACGCAAGGAAGAGACCTCAGGTGACTATTATCTCGCCGGTCGCAGCGTCCGCTGGTGGGGTGTCGCCGGGTCGATCTTTGGCAGCAACGTGAGCGCCAACCACATGGTCGGCATGATGGGGGTCGGCTTTACGATCGGCTTCGCTCAAAGCCATTTCGAGCTCGGAGCCATCGGCGGTTTAATGCTGCTCTGTTACGGGTTTTTGCCAGTCTATCGCAAATTGAACCTTTACACGCTCTCCGAATATTTGGAAAAACGCTACGACGCGCGCAGCCGCATCAGCTACGCCGTGATCATGGTGCTGATCATGGTCGTCGTCCAAATGGGGCCGGGTCTCTACATTGGTGCCCGTTCGATCTGCCTCGTTCTGGGGGGCGACGCGGTGCATGAAGTCGAAGCGGACGGCGCCGACGAGGGGCTGACGAGTATCCAGGTCAATACAAACTACTATTACGGATTCGTCATCGCGCTAGCAGTCGTCGCCGCCGCGTATACGATTCAAGGTGGACTCAAAGCGGTCATCATGACCGACGTACTGCAATCGGTGCTGCTGTTGGCTGCGGGGCTGGTCGTCGCCTGGTTGACCTTCCACCGCTTGGGAGGCTGGGGCGCGATGATGTCGCTCGATGCCGCCCAGGATGGTGCGCAAAAAATGCACTTGTACCTACCCTCGAATCACGCGCAACTCCCCTGGACCGGCGTGCTCACCGGTCTGATGGCGATGCACTTTTTCTACTGGGGGACGAATCAGTTCATCGTACAACGCGCACTCGGTGCGCAGTCTGATGCCGAGGCGCGATTAGGAATCGTCACCGCCGGATTTTTAAAGCTGCTGATCCCATTTTTCAGCATCTGCGGCGGCGTGGCTGCGTTTTATCTTTTCCGTCGTGAAATGCCCGGACAGAAGATCGACTCCGATGCCGTCTTCACCCAATTGGTGCTGTTGATCATCCCGGCCGGCTACGGCATCGTCGGCCTGATCTCCGCCGGCGTGATCGGCGCGATCTTGTCCTCAGTCGATTCGATGATGAACTCGGCCGCAACCATTGTGGCGGTCGACCTCTATCAGCGATACATCAATCCCCAGGCGACCGATCGGCAGATGATCTGGATCGGGCGCGTGGCGATTGTGGTCTTTGTCATCATTGCCGCACTCGTTGCAATTTTTATTCTCGACCCCAACTCGACGGACAATTTCTTTTTACAAATCGCGAACTACCAAAATTACTTTACCCCCGGGCTGTTGATCGCTTTTGCCATGGGCATGTTTTGGAAACGCGGGACCGCCACGGCCGGTTTTGCGACGATTGTCGCCGGCGTGGTTTTCTCCTGGGGTGTCGAAGCGGGTTACAACCACTACGTCGGCGGCGGCCTGAGCCGCGAGGCATACGAAATGGTGCTCAACCCCGCCCAACTCGACAATTTGACCGAAGAAAAAGTGTTCCCTGATGAACTAATAGGCATGACCTCCGAGCAACGCACGGAATTTCTTGCTGCACAGGGATCACAGATGTCGACGATCGTGCGTTATTTCGGACCGCAATTGAATTTCTTTCACCGCGTCGTGTTTGTTTTGGGACTTAGCGCTATCGTCTATGTCCTGGTCAGTTTCGTAACGCACCGCGATCCCGAAAAGGAACGCTACACCTGGACCGATCTAGGGGGCCATGCGCCCGATGACTTACGTCACATTTTCCTGGCCATCATCGCTTCCATCCTGGTCTTTGCTGTCTTGGGCACACTGTTGTACCTAGACATCGTCACCCCATTGCTCTCGGCTAGCTTGGCGTTTCTTTGGACCCTCGTGTTATTCGCGCGAGCGGCGGCAACTTCGATTGCCAAACGTGTTGTCTCCGGTAACAAAGGTGCCGGAAGGTCGGCCATAGCCCTGTGGATCACCGAAGACCGCCTCTGGGCCGGACTGCTCTGCGGCTGGGCGGTGTTTATGATGTATTATTTCAAATAA
- a CDS encoding TlpA family protein disulfide reductase produces MQKSDRLVLVLMAGGVLVMLLWMMRAANLLPSSNSPHPGFGLAPGAPAPAIKAEGWINGEAPTEESLRGKVVVVNAWAYWCGYCMQDAPELITLYKSYERQDDVVFVGLTAEGVANLSDSREFVKQAGYPWANGYGAFDTMLQYGNNYLPAAWVIGRDGKVTWNLGMEHIESMKEAIDRALATSPPNTAPTVEEGAATADSPKNAADSLDSTESTTE; encoded by the coding sequence ATGCAAAAGTCTGACCGACTTGTGTTGGTGTTAATGGCGGGTGGCGTGCTGGTCATGTTGCTGTGGATGATGCGCGCCGCGAATTTACTCCCCTCCTCGAATTCGCCCCACCCCGGGTTTGGACTCGCTCCGGGAGCCCCCGCCCCGGCCATCAAGGCTGAAGGTTGGATCAACGGTGAAGCCCCGACAGAGGAATCACTCCGCGGTAAGGTGGTTGTTGTAAATGCCTGGGCCTATTGGTGCGGCTACTGCATGCAGGATGCACCGGAATTGATCACTCTCTACAAATCTTATGAGAGGCAAGATGACGTCGTTTTTGTCGGACTGACCGCAGAAGGTGTAGCGAACCTGAGCGACTCGCGAGAGTTTGTCAAACAGGCGGGGTATCCGTGGGCCAACGGTTACGGCGCCTTCGATACCATGCTGCAATACGGCAATAACTACTTGCCCGCTGCATGGGTCATCGGCCGCGACGGCAAGGTCACTTGGAACTTGGGGATGGAGCACATCGAAAGCATGAAAGAGGCGATCGACCGCGCTTTGGCGACTTCGCCCCCCAACACTGCTCCAACCGTTGAAGAAGGTGCTGCCACCGCCGATAGTCCTAAAAATGCCGCTGACAGCCTCGATTCCACCGAATCGACAACCGAGTAA
- a CDS encoding YggS family pyridoxal phosphate-dependent enzyme produces MTTISETIHRNYESVQQQIVDACARAGRDSASVTLIAVVKYAEWEWVQALVAMGVTELGESRPQQLIQRSPLLGDEVNWHFIGHLQRNKIRKTLPVAGLIHSIDSLKLLRAVDRVAEELNLTPRVLLQVNVSGETTKGGFAPEELRASWDAVAECRHVEVSGLMTMAPESRDPGEARATFAGLRNLRDEIIAAHEGLALPELSMGMSGDLEIAIEEGATMVRIGRRLFEGLKP; encoded by the coding sequence ATGACAACGATATCTGAGACGATCCATCGGAATTACGAATCGGTACAGCAGCAAATTGTTGATGCCTGCGCACGCGCGGGACGTGATTCGGCATCGGTGACGTTGATCGCGGTGGTCAAATATGCCGAGTGGGAATGGGTGCAGGCGTTGGTTGCGATGGGGGTGACTGAGTTGGGGGAATCACGGCCGCAGCAATTGATCCAGCGGAGTCCGTTGCTGGGTGACGAGGTGAATTGGCATTTTATCGGGCATTTGCAACGCAATAAAATTCGCAAAACATTGCCGGTCGCCGGATTGATCCATTCGATTGATTCGCTGAAGCTATTGCGGGCAGTCGATCGCGTGGCGGAAGAATTGAATCTCACGCCCCGGGTGCTGCTGCAAGTGAATGTCAGTGGCGAGACGACCAAGGGGGGATTTGCTCCCGAGGAGTTGCGCGCGTCTTGGGATGCCGTTGCGGAGTGTCGGCATGTCGAGGTGAGCGGACTGATGACGATGGCGCCCGAATCGCGTGATCCTGGTGAAGCCCGGGCGACGTTTGCCGGTTTGCGGAATCTGCGTGATGAAATAATCGCCGCTCACGAAGGACTTGCGTTGCCGGAACTTTCAATGGGGATGTCGGGCGATTTAGAAATCGCCATCGAAGAAGGGGCGACGATGGTGCGTATTGGCCGTCGTTTGTTT
- a CDS encoding ferredoxin--NADP reductase: MADSLSPTRIQEWRDRHYNATVVDLRLIHDELMIIRIRPDEPFPQFSGGQYTVIGLGNWEPRTSDTQAEQLSEKELKKVVKRAYSISCPVLANGKLVAAHDMDYLEFYIALVRVADRKPPALTPRLFALNSGDRLFLGGKITGHYTLEQVADDDDVILLATGTGEAPHNAMLAELLQREHRGKIVSAVCVRYRSDLAYLDTHKQVVADNPTYAYCPMTTREPENLDDAHPDYVGKQYLQKFITSGELEDALGHPLNPAKTHVFLCGNPAMIGIPEINDGQRVYPQPTGVIEILEQRGLQADETGEPGNIHFEKYW, encoded by the coding sequence ATGGCCGACTCTCTTTCTCCAACCCGCATTCAAGAATGGCGGGACCGACATTACAACGCCACAGTGGTGGACCTGCGGCTCATCCATGACGAATTGATGATCATCCGCATCCGCCCCGACGAGCCATTCCCGCAATTCAGTGGCGGACAATACACGGTCATCGGCCTGGGGAATTGGGAACCGCGGACCTCCGATACTCAAGCGGAGCAGCTGAGCGAAAAAGAGCTGAAAAAAGTGGTCAAACGGGCCTACTCGATCTCTTGTCCCGTACTCGCGAATGGCAAATTGGTTGCCGCTCACGATATGGATTACCTCGAATTTTATATTGCTCTGGTGCGTGTCGCTGATCGCAAACCACCCGCGCTGACACCACGACTGTTTGCGCTTAACAGCGGCGATCGGTTGTTCCTCGGCGGCAAAATCACCGGACATTACACGCTGGAGCAGGTCGCTGACGACGATGACGTGATCCTACTGGCCACGGGAACCGGTGAAGCCCCGCACAACGCCATGCTCGCTGAACTGTTACAGCGTGAGCATCGCGGCAAAATCGTTAGCGCTGTCTGCGTGCGGTACCGTAGCGATTTGGCCTATCTCGACACCCACAAGCAGGTCGTCGCCGACAATCCGACGTACGCCTACTGCCCGATGACCACCCGGGAGCCGGAAAACCTTGACGATGCGCACCCTGATTATGTCGGCAAGCAATACCTGCAAAAATTCATCACGTCCGGTGAGCTGGAAGACGCGCTCGGTCACCCGCTGAACCCTGCCAAGACGCACGTCTTTTTGTGCGGCAATCCGGCGATGATCGGTATTCCAGAAATCAACGACGGTCAACGCGTTTATCCGCAGCCGACCGGTGTGATCGAAATTCTAGAACAGCGCGGCTTGCAAGCCGACGAAACCGGCGAACCGGGCAATATACATTTTGAGAAATACTGGTAA